The window AACAGCTGTCGGTACACCACCGCCTTCGTGCCGGCGCCGTCGTGCTCGGCCGCGCGCGACGTCGGCCGAACGCGGCCGGGCGCCACGCGCAGGAAGCCGGCGGCGTCGCCGGAACCGGGCGCCGCGACAGCGAGCGCGAGCGGGTGCGTGAACGTGAAGCGGAACATGCGCCCCTCCCTCACGCCGCGATCCGGTGTGAACAGGGTAGCGGCATGATCAGAACAGGCAACGGAGGTTCGTGACCGCCCCGACGACGTTCGCCGTGACCCCCGCGCCCGCCGACGCCAGCACCGTGCTCGCGGCATTGCGGGCCTGGACGGTCCCGGAGGAGCGGGCGTTGGCGATCGAGCGCACGGTGCTGAGGCCGGCGGTGCTGACGATCGAGCAGACGCTGAAGCTCAACCGCGTTCCGCCGCGGTTCGGCTCCGAGTAGGCGCAGTACTGTCCGGTCGCACAGCTGCCCACGGCCCGCTGGTATGGCGACGGGACGGTGAGTTGCATGCCGAGATCGGGCCACTCCGCGGTGTACGCGTCCACGGCGACGCCCCCGGGGACGTGCTCGAGCGCGTAGACGACATCCGGGTGGAGACTCTCGTCGGCGTGGGCGGGGGCGAGCGATCCCCCCACGAGCAGCGCCGTCGCGGCGAGGGTGACAAGGAGCTTCGTCTTCATGCGGACCGTCCGGGTGTGGAGGAAGGGGTGTGTCCCTCCAATCTCGGGTGTCGCCGCCGTCCCCGTCGACCGCCGACCGCGCCTTGCCGCTCCGGGGAGTTCCTTACACACTTCTTTCCGGCCGCGACCCCCCCCGTCAGCTGAACAGGATGAGGACGTACACGGCGAAGGTCGCGAGGTGTGCGGCGCCGTGCATCGCCGTCACGCGCTTCGCGGAGAAGGTCGTGACCGACAGCAGCAGCGTGACGCCGAGCATCAGCAGGTTCGCGGGGGACTCGGCCAGCACCACCGTCTGCCCCGTGAGCATGCCGATCACCAGCACCGCGGGGATCGTGAGCCCCACGGTCGACACGAGCGCGCCGTGGCAGAGGTTCGTGACGCGCTGCGCCTCACCGTTCAGTGCCGCCCGCACGGCCGTGATCGACTCGGGCAGGAACACGATGCCCGCGATCAGGAGCCCCGCGAGGGCCACGGGCGCCCCGACCCTGCCGAGACCGTCGTCGAGCAGCGCGGCCATGTCGTGCGACAGCAGCACGATCGGCACCACCGTGACCACGAGCAGGAGCAGCCGCGTCACGACCTCGGTGCGATGCGCGGCGAGCACCTCCCGGATGCCGGGGCGCGGCTCCTCCGTACGAGCCGCGGTCCGCCGTCGCTTGTCGACCTCCGTGAAGTCCTCCGCCTGCGCGCCCATCTGCCGGAACAGGAAGAACGCGTACAGCGCGAGCGTCAGCACGATGATCGGGATCTCCTGCCCCACCGTGTACGCGCCGTCGTCGCCGATGAGCCCGGGCAGGGCGATCCCGAGCGCCACGAGCACCACCAGCATCGCCAGGTACGACGACGTGCCGGTGCGGTTGTGCGCCATCCCGCGGTGACGTAGCCCGCCCAGCAGCAGCGCGAGCCCGATCACGAGGTTCAGGATGATCATCGACACGGCCATCACCGAGTCGCGGGCGATCGTGGCGTGCTCGCCGGGACCGAGCATGACCGCGGAGATCAGGATCACCTCGATCAGCACGATCGACAGGGTGAGCACGAGCGAGCCATAGGGGTCGCCCAGCCGGTGCGCGAGGGCCTCCGCCTGCTTCACCACGCCGAACGCGCACACCAGGATCACCGCGACGATGCCGACGAGCGCGACCACCAGCAGCGGACCGGGCACGGGCGGCGCGAG of the Microbacterium sufflavum genome contains:
- a CDS encoding peptidase inhibitor family I36 protein, translating into MKTKLLVTLAATALLVGGSLAPAHADESLHPDVVYALEHVPGGVAVDAYTAEWPDLGMQLTVPSPYQRAVGSCATGQYCAYSEPNRGGTRLSFSVCSIVSTAGLSTVRSIANARSSGTVQARNAASTVLASAGAGVTANVVGAVTNLRCLF
- a CDS encoding calcium:proton antiporter; amino-acid sequence: MSRPSIRQLVTPVDVVRVGLGWGAFGALLIAHPLLAPPVPGPLLVVALVGIVAVILVCAFGVVKQAEALAHRLGDPYGSLVLTLSIVLIEVILISAVMLGPGEHATIARDSVMAVSMIILNLVIGLALLLGGLRHRGMAHNRTGTSSYLAMLVVLVALGIALPGLIGDDGAYTVGQEIPIIVLTLALYAFFLFRQMGAQAEDFTEVDKRRRTAARTEEPRPGIREVLAAHRTEVVTRLLLLVVTVVPIVLLSHDMAALLDDGLGRVGAPVALAGLLIAGIVFLPESITAVRAALNGEAQRVTNLCHGALVSTVGLTIPAVLVIGMLTGQTVVLAESPANLLMLGVTLLLSVTTFSAKRVTAMHGAAHLATFAVYVLILFS